From one Treponema denticola genomic stretch:
- a CDS encoding FAD:protein FMN transferase yields the protein MFKKYIFLLFLAFYMLLAVSCRPAIKEYSKTWLSLGTVCRVRILTSEPKKKTEEVLEKVYAELTKLDSIFNANTDKISAENNNLKGLTTTRESELERLNKEAGLSPLEVSHELYELLQISLMMAELTDGAFNPAIGPLVKLWNIGFENETVPSQKEIDEILPLLDYKNIELKAGNQVFLQKKGMRLDLGGIAKGYAADKIAKILLEHGIKDFLIDLGGNILASGKNPSGKTWKTALRNPIIGKQNPVISMNLQDASLVTSGNYERFIEKDGIIYHHIFDSKTGNPVHNNLNASSIISESSTLADALSTSSYVLGEEKTRALLQKLVTVDFPLIGKPKMPACILFYKDNSISVFGNDDISVEIIDQDFFIKK from the coding sequence ATGTTTAAAAAATATATCTTTCTCTTATTTTTAGCTTTTTACATGCTTTTAGCTGTTTCGTGCCGGCCGGCAATAAAAGAATATTCTAAAACATGGTTATCTCTTGGGACCGTTTGCAGGGTGCGTATCCTGACATCCGAGCCTAAAAAAAAGACGGAAGAGGTTTTGGAAAAGGTATATGCCGAGCTGACAAAACTTGATTCAATTTTTAATGCAAACACCGATAAGATTTCCGCAGAAAATAATAATCTAAAAGGGCTGACTACTACAAGGGAGTCTGAACTTGAGCGCTTAAACAAAGAGGCTGGGCTTTCTCCTTTGGAAGTTTCTCACGAATTGTACGAGCTTTTGCAAATTTCTCTTATGATGGCGGAGCTTACCGATGGAGCTTTTAATCCGGCTATCGGCCCCTTGGTAAAACTTTGGAATATAGGCTTTGAAAATGAGACTGTGCCGTCTCAAAAAGAAATCGATGAGATATTACCGCTTTTAGACTATAAAAATATAGAATTAAAAGCCGGTAATCAGGTCTTTTTGCAAAAAAAAGGTATGAGGCTGGATCTTGGTGGGATTGCAAAAGGCTATGCTGCCGATAAAATTGCAAAAATACTTTTAGAGCATGGTATAAAAGATTTTCTAATAGACCTTGGCGGAAATATCCTAGCCTCAGGTAAAAACCCGTCGGGAAAAACTTGGAAGACCGCCCTAAGGAATCCCATAATAGGAAAACAAAATCCTGTTATAAGTATGAATCTTCAAGATGCTTCACTTGTAACATCGGGCAACTATGAAAGATTTATAGAAAAAGACGGGATAATTTATCATCATATCTTCGATTCAAAGACGGGGAATCCTGTACACAACAACTTAAATGCTTCTTCCATCATAAGTGAAAGCTCTACCCTTGCCGATGCTCTTTCTACATCAAGCTATGTTTTAGGGGAAGAAAAGACAAGGGCTCTTTTACAAAAGTTAGTAACGGTGGATTTTCCCCTTATAGGTAAGCCTAAAATGCCTGCCTGTATTTTATTTTATAAAGATAATTCCATTTCTGTTTTTGGAAATGATGATATTTCTGTTGAAATTATCGATCAGGATTTTTTTATAAAAAAGTAG
- a CDS encoding Holliday junction resolvase-like protein codes for MIKIALGIFIILIFFLLGLVIGKYKERSLNLKKLNEARKDAVKRSRAVLNGQLSEQLAPFFPDFPANPTEIRFIGQPVDYIAFNGSSQGTITDISFIEIKTGSSALSPVEKALKDAIEKKKIKYIEYRVDFSNK; via the coding sequence TTGATTAAGATTGCTTTAGGGATATTTATAATTCTAATATTCTTTTTACTCGGTTTGGTTATCGGAAAATACAAAGAAAGAAGTTTAAATCTCAAAAAGTTAAATGAAGCAAGAAAAGATGCCGTAAAACGATCCCGGGCAGTATTAAATGGGCAGCTTTCAGAGCAACTGGCTCCTTTTTTCCCCGATTTTCCCGCAAATCCCACAGAAATACGCTTTATAGGTCAGCCTGTAGACTACATTGCCTTTAACGGTTCTTCCCAAGGGACTATTACCGATATTAGCTTTATAGAAATAAAAACAGGCTCATCAGCTTTGAGTCCTGTTGAAAAAGCTTTAAAAGATGCTATCGAAAAAAAGAAAATAAAATATATAGAATATAGGGTAGATTTTAGCAATAAATAG